One stretch of Acanthochromis polyacanthus isolate Apoly-LR-REF ecotype Palm Island chromosome 16, KAUST_Apoly_ChrSc, whole genome shotgun sequence DNA includes these proteins:
- the LOC127530376 gene encoding uncharacterized protein LOC127530376: protein MLLLVKISPRMSRKVAIPEVPESVEELQNILKEKLELQGSFTLQYEDSDFNNALCNLIDIHDLPPERAILHILWDETSPLVQQESASVGSESSLDTASLSSGESLQSPSAFIRNHPRSVSEWPSPFSIPSFSYDVELKLRKGSEAYEQTKKGITLTRDMKMDILDKIAHAVFEVKAYPDQDQIESVASALISRHPCLREPGSETGYDGWKTSIKYKLGNYRSKLRQAGCTEVSINQKKRGSEDDGTSPSLKRAKRGEINHVPDHPENYNDDSLEDERLVLVEEFKKKNKNVALIKQKMELTFSLRRREIVELQPMVSEVLERWPALFCEAEIREEFYRITNKNLMDNFKEALDQHTWRLLRLYRARRTAFSSEMEQVLNSLDQETSDITAHRQTAALKGLPLYLRDSHQKLFRNCLDTDPEVEQTKGLTVGILTVLEDDDSRAPQSVVSVAVVVEEEIVLQDLPDLPTAFAYLFGLIYALNLKYPKDLRYTFETVQKVFMELGTDLSARVRSLKNKLLQ, encoded by the exons ATGCTGCTGCTTGTAAAAATCTCCCCACGAATGTCCCGTAAAGTGGCGATACCCGAGGTACCTGAATCAGTTGAAGAGTTGCAAAATATTCTTAAGGAAAAACTTGAACTTCAAGGTAGCTTCACACTACAATATGAGGACTCAGACTTTAATAATGCTCTGTGTAATTTGATTGACATCCATGATTTGCCACCTGAGCGTGCTATATTGCACATTCTTTGGGATGAGACATCTCCACTTGTTCAGCAAGAGTCAGCCTCTGTTGGTTCAGAGTCTTCCCTGGACACAGCCAGTTTATCCAGCGGAGAGTCACTCCAGAGTCCCTCAGCTTTCATCAGGAACCATCCGCGAAGTGTCTCAGAGTGGCCTTCACCTTTTTCCATCCCGTCCTTCTCCTACGATGTGGAGTTGAAGTTGCGCAAAGGCAGTGAGGCATATGAACAAACCAAGAAAGGTATCACCTTAACAAGAGACATGAAGATggacattttggacaagattGCTCATGCAGTTTTTGAAGTGAAAGCCTATCCTGATCAAGACCAGATTGAGTCAGTTGCTTCTGCTCTCATCAGTAGACACCCCTGCCTTCGAGAACCAGGCAGTGAAACAGGGTATGACGGATGGAAAACAAGCATAAAATACAAACTTGGCAATTACAGGTCCAAACTGCGTCAGGCAGGCTGTACTGAGGTTAGCATTAACCAGAAAAAGAGGGGCAGTGAAGATGATGGTACAAGTCCTTCTCTGAAGAGAGCAAAGAGAGGTGAGATTAACCATGTCCCTGACCATCCAGAAAACTACAATGATGACTCACTGGAGGATGAAAGATTGGTTCTGGTTGAGGAGTTCaagaagaagaataagaatGTTGCACTCATCAAACAAAAGATGGAGCTGACTTTCTCCTTGAGGCGCAGGGAGATCGTTGAGTTGCAGCCTATGGTCTCAGAGGTTCTGGAACGTTGGCCTGCTCTGTTTTGTGAGGCAGAG ATTAGGGAAGAGTTTTATCGGATCACAAACAAGAACCTAATGGACAACTTCAAAGAAGCCCTTGATCAACACACCTGGAGGCTCCTGAGACTCTATCGGGCGAGAAGGACAGCTTTTTCGTCTGAGATGGAGCAGGTCCTTAACAGTCTGGATCAAGAG ACATCTGACATCACTGCACATCGTCAAACTGCAGCCTTAAAGGGCCTTCCCTTGTATCTCCGTGACAGTCATCAGAAGCTCTTCAGGAACTGTCTT GACACTGACCCAGAAGTGGAGCAGACGAAGGGCCTCACTGTGGGTATCCTCACTGTGCTGGAGGATGATGACAGCAGGGCTCCTCAAAGTGTCGTgagtgttgctgttgttgtggaGGAAGAGATTGTCCTTCAAGATCTCCCTGACCTGCCAACTGCTTTTGCTTACCTCTTTGGACTGATCTATGCTTTAAACCTCAAGTACCCAAAGGATCTCAGGTACACATTTGAAACTGTTCAGAAGGTTTTCATGGAACTTGGTACAGACCTCTCTGCAAGGGTCAGATCTCTCAAAAACAAACTCCTTCAGTGA